A window of Staphylococcus lloydii genomic DNA:
ACGGACTCTATCGGTACGCAAGACTTAGGTCTTGCGTATTTTTTTGTCTAAATTAAAATTATGAGTAAAAATATTAGTGAATTTCATGTATAATCTTAACTATTAAAATAGAGAAAAAGAGGAGCATTTTTATGAAGCATCAATTTTCAAGAAATGAATTGGCTTATGGTCAAGAAGGTTTGGATTTATTAAAAGAACAAACCGTAGTTGTACTAGGGGTTGGCGGTGTAGGTTCATTTGCTGCTGAAGCTTTAGCACGAACTAACATAGGTCATATTATACTGATTGATAAAGATGATGTTGATATTACAAACGTAAACCGTCAGTTACATGCTTTAACGTCTACAATAGGTCAAAGCAAAGTGACATTAATGGAAGAACGTATAAAATTAATAAACCCGGACTGTAAAGTAACTTCATTGCACATGTTCTATACAGAAGATACTTACGAAGAATTATTCGAACAATACGATATAGATTACTTTATAGATGCGAGTGACACTATAATGTATAAAGTACATTTAATGGAACAGTGTTTAAATAGAGGTATTAAAGTGATTTCAAGTATGGGTGCAGCCAATAAAACAGATCCTACAAGATTTCAAATTGAAGATATTTCTAAAACACACACCGACAGAATGGCTAGAATAATTCGTCAGAAATTAAAAAAGAAGGGCATTCGCAAAGGGATACCTGTAGTATTTTCGGATGAAAGTCCAATCATTATTAGAGAAGATGTAAAGGCGACAGTAGGTGATGAAAATGCGCCGACTAGAAAAGCGCAAATACCACCATCTTCCAATGCATTTGTGCCAAGCGTTGTCGGCTTGATATGTGCAAGTTTTGTAATAAATGATATTTTGAAAGATATTCCGGTTACAAGAATAAAAGACAAAGGCTAACGCCAATTACTAATTAAAAAAACCGTTACTGCTCCTCAAAAAGGTAGTAACGGTTTTTTTGTGTTATTTTGAATTTTGTTGTTGTGCTTTAGTAATATTTTCATAAATCGACTTAAATTGTTGTTCAGATTTCGAAGTTGTTTTTGGTTCATAATAAATTTTATTTTTAAGTTTATCTGG
This region includes:
- a CDS encoding tRNA threonylcarbamoyladenosine dehydratase, producing the protein MKHQFSRNELAYGQEGLDLLKEQTVVVLGVGGVGSFAAEALARTNIGHIILIDKDDVDITNVNRQLHALTSTIGQSKVTLMEERIKLINPDCKVTSLHMFYTEDTYEELFEQYDIDYFIDASDTIMYKVHLMEQCLNRGIKVISSMGAANKTDPTRFQIEDISKTHTDRMARIIRQKLKKKGIRKGIPVVFSDESPIIIREDVKATVGDENAPTRKAQIPPSSNAFVPSVVGLICASFVINDILKDIPVTRIKDKG